Below is a genomic region from Sorghum bicolor cultivar BTx623 chromosome 9, Sorghum_bicolor_NCBIv3, whole genome shotgun sequence.
GTATTTGGAGGCATTATGTTCAAAGGTTTCTCTTAAAAATGACTGTCATGTGTGCAGGTCCTCCTGGAGCCAATTTGTTCATATATCACATTCCGCAAGAATTTGGTGACCATGATCTTGCAAATGCATTTCATAGTTTTGGTAGAGTACTGAGCGCTAAAGTTTTTGTAGACAAGGCAACTGGTGTTAGTAAATGCTTTGGTAATTGATTCTTCCTAGTTTCAATTTCGATGACAGGACATCTTACAAACTTAGTTTGCTAACTTATTTTCCTGGATAGGTTTTGTAAGCTATGATTCTCCAGCTTCTGCACAAGCAGCTATTAGTGTGATGAATGGATACCAATTAGGTGGTAAAAAGTTGAAAGTACAACTCAAGAGAGACAACAGCAAGCACAATAAACCTTTCTGACAAAGTGAATTCGTTGTATGCTCACACGATCAGGAAAATCGGTACATATGTGTCACAATTGATCATTACATTGTTTCCTCTGGCCTCCCACCATTGTGTCGCCGGTGGTGGCTCTTGTATCTTTGTTCAATTCACATTCTTGAAAACTGTCACATTGTGTATTTTCGTCGCAGCGTAGTTGTAGCATTTGTACCATCAGATCTTGTACATCAGACATTAATTCATtcaattgtttttttttaaattctcATGAATCATTTTGACATGAATCATTTTGTTGTAAATAATGTTTTAGGAATTTACGGTATGACATGTTTCAGTATCTGTGTCATCCTTGACCTAATCTTACTGGTAGCCATACTAAGTGGGTAAGAAAGAGTAACGTTGTTTTAGGAATAATGGTAGCATGCTAATTTCTTTTTTGGTCTTTTCTTATTACTGGATGTCTACTGACCCTTGCTAAAAATGGCATTTTGATAACTGCATGGTTACTGTATTTGGTTTGTAGCTCTTCCGGATTAAACCAGATTTGGCCAAAGCTCGCAAAATATAACCTCTATTGTTTTGAGACCATAATATAACCTCTATTGGTTTTGAGCTGTCTATACTGCATCCTCGTGTGGGGCAAAAACCTGAGACATGGTATGGTATACCGCAGTCCTCAGGCAATTCCCAATGAGTTGTCTATCCAACAACTGTGTTTCAACACTCGATCACTAACCTACTATTAATCTTCCTTCTCTACCCTGCTGCCGCCAACCGCCCCACCGGTGAGACCATACCGCGCTCGCGGTGGACACCTTTTTCCCCTCCCCTCGCCCTCTTTACGTTGTCGTTTCCTTCCCCAACCCCAGCGAGCTTGGTCGTCGCCATCTCCAACTCCGGCGAGACTTCTTTATTCTTGACCTAGCTTAGTCGCCGCTACCATCATTAGGGCCCCTAAACCGTCTGACCACCATCCCCactgttagagcatctccaagagtttgctatTTCTAGCTTGCCAAATTGTGATGTTTGGCAACTTCGTATAATAAATAGCAAGTGAAATATTTAGagtatctccaagagtttgccaaTTTGGACTTACCAAACAAAAAAATGGGCCCAGCAGTATAACCGTCAGGAGGCTTTCGTGATTGATGGTCGCTGGGAGATTGCGGCGGCGTGGAGACAAGATTTGGTCATCGATTTGCAAATCATTTTGCCACCAGCACTTCAATGATAATACGTCATGCAGCAGCACACAAAAATTAATTCATTCATACTAAattaatttaaataaatatcATCTGAAGATAATTAAATTATCAATAACCAGAACTAAACTTATGATAGTTCAAATGACAAGAAATAACCGAGATATGGATACCCCAAGACACCTGAAAGAGAGTCGCCCATGACTTGGCACTGTCTAAATCACGCCTAACCCGATAGACAGGCTTATGATCGTAACAGTATGGGAATCACAATAGGGAGCCAACTCCCCCATACCAATCGGATCCTAAGCCCCAACACGACCATAGGAGGTAGGGCAACACAACCACGATCCAGGGAGCAGGAGGTCCGCAAGGGCCCTATGTCCTCCCAATACAATGACATCACGACTTCACCCCAAAGAAACAGGTGCCAAGACATAGGCCACAATGTTTACACTAAGCTCATGCCATACATGGGAGTTGATGAACAACTACCATTCCCACAATGCCGCCACAGTCGGCCCAATGCCACCATGGTATACCACGCCTTAGCATGGGGAGCAAGACCTTGATGACCATATATGCGGACAAGACAAGATGGAGTGTTGACCAAGCTCGCAAGTTTCtccttcaggccttgtttagttcccaaaaattttgtaaaatttttcagattcgccgtcacatcgaatctttagacgtatgcatggagtattaaatatagacgaaaataaaaaataattgcacagtttggtcggaattgacgagacgaattttttgagcctagttagtccacgattagacaatatttgtcaaatacaaacgaaagtgttacagtattgatttcccaaaaaaaatttggaactaaacaaggctagagAATCCTTCACTTCTGCATGTTACGCGTCCCCATGAAAATATACGGGGAGCTATGCTTTTTTCCCAGACAATCAATTTCCCCTATCTCAAATCCCTTTAGTAGTAGCTTGCATAGCCCTATTGTAAGCCGTTTGAAGCGCTTGAACTAAGGAACACATATTCACTATATCTGGCACAGTCCCGATCCAATATAATTCCTTTTGTCTCGAGTGCTAGCCATCAACTCTCTTGAGCAGCGGCGCTAAATTTACTCGATCTCAAAACACTGACACCCACTGTCTGCCATACCTGCCTTCCCCGGACCGTCCCCTTCTATAGCCactggagttggagaagaaagaGAGAGGAAAGGCTCGCCAAAATTCTAGCCACCGTCGCCGGACCGCCATCGTTTTCATCTCCGGTGGACACAGATCTAGGGTGAGGAGGAGCCTGCCTACCTCGTCGGCACCGACGCTGTCGGAACCCCCTGCCATCGCCGGAGGGCACGATCCGAACGGCCTCCTTCTTCACCGCGTGAATCGGACGACTGCCAGAAATCGCGTGTCGCCGCTGGCTAAAAACACTCGGTTGCTGTTTAGCGTTTATGTTCCCAATTCTGCACGCCCTTGCGTAAAAACAGTATAAGCCCCTATACTGGATCCCACCATCTGTGTTTTGAGTATAAGCAAACACCGGGCAACACACATGTGCAACACACAAGGGCCTGCCGCACCTGGCTTTGACCACTATACACACAGATGCATGCCCATCTGCTGCTTTTTATCCCCGACCCATATTCACACGCTCACCATATGTATGTTATACAGCAGCACCTGCAGCTAGGGTGTATTATTCTGCGCCTACGACCGCCTCCAAACGGGCAATTATTCTGCCTTCTCTggactagaatttagaagatgGTGGCTCAGCCACGTCATGGCAGACCCATCAGCATATACATCAGGAGTGCCAGGGTCCAATGGCACGAGTGCCTACGGGTGGCATATGCTGCAGTAGCAAAACAATGGATGGTCAGTGACACAGAGGAGGTGTTGTTAATTGCATAGTACAGATAACAATGTGAAAACTGAACAAGTTGCATCTGGCCAGTTGATCAGGTTAATGCAGTGGAATGGAATCAAATGCCGAGAAACAAAATCAGTTTTGACGCCGAGCATCCATATATGTAAGGTTTGACCAAGACTGGATTGCACTGTTCTAGTTTCCATTTAATATGTGATGTGGAAATTGCTGACAACGGAATTACTATAGTAAACAGTACAGAAAGCTCATCAACTTTCAAAATTGGAATAGAGTGGCCAGCCTATAATACTCGTTTAGTTTGGAATCTGGAGTCTTTATGAATGAGTATTGCTTTGAAATAACAGCACCTGGTAGAAGTGGAAGTGTAAATAAGGAAGGACTAAGGGAGAAGCAACTCACATGAGTGAGGACCAGGAGCCGCTGCTGGCATTTGAGCATGATGATGTCCATGAACGAGAGGTACTCCACGCAAATGGGGCTTCGCAAGTGCAGGGGAAGGAGCAGGAGAGCTGTTGTCTCTCCTAGGATTATTAGGAGAAGAGTGATTAAAAGAGGGGGTTGGGCTAATGGATGGTGGAGGCACTGCATGGGGTATGGTTGCAGGGGAAGCATAATGATGGTTACTAGCTACTGGCTCAGCAGCTGGGGCTACAGGAGCTTTATTCTTTGGCTTGGTGGTATATCCATATGGACAGGATGGGGATGGAGATATATATTTGGGCTGTTGGACAGGAGAATGTACAGGAGCAGGAGATGGAGCAAAATGCTTCTTTTCCTCTTGACTCTTGTTATGGTGGTGGTGttcatggtggtggtggtggtggtggtggtggtgctgagGATGATCTTGATAAGGTATAGGTGCTGGACTAGGTGTGTCAGTACCACCTCCACTGTGCAAAGAATGTGTAAGATAAGACGAAAGGCTTATCTGCTTTACTCTGCCAAACACAGTGTGATTCAGTCCCAAGTTTCCTGACGATGAATTAGCAATTGTTTGGGCCAACTGCTTCATCCTTGGAAGGGATGGCTGGTGATTCCCAACTTCAAGAACAATCGAGGCCTGAACAATTGTTGGAGGAGCAACCGTTGAACCTTTTGAATTCGTCAATTTGATGTAGAGGTTCTGCAAAGTACAGGAAAGGACTACTCAGTTGAGTAAATATGAACAAAATCTAATAGCGACATTGCCCTGGTATGGCCTTTGCAGAACCATCCCAAATTTTCTAATGTGCAACAAATAAGAGTTGTAACAGATgtgaaaaccaaaaaaagaaCAATGATCTCTCCTCACTAATGCACTACACCACCACCTTGTAAGTCCTAATACATATAGCAATATCTTATTTCATTGTTCCTTTTAAAGTGTTTCAGGATTTTTTTTAAATGGCTACCAGTATCAGTTCAGTCACCCTAGTGGTGGCTATATAGATACGCAGCACAAAAGCATCCTAACCAGCAATTAGACGATAATAATTATTGGCACCCATTCTTTGTATTTAACCTAGCACACTCATTTATAACACCATGCTTAACTTTTGCAGGAATCACAAAGTTAGACAACCATCTTGCACCTCCATATAATCTATGCGTGTATGTTCTCTTGTGatcatatactcttataaagctaaaccccactagatgaattctctcttcatgcaagatgtCCACAGACCCACTAAATGTTCTATcccttcatgcaaggtgtccacatcatttcccactaagtccatgtcatcccatattaattaattacaaaaaatgaccatgtcatctatatcatatggaatactttaaatctttaatctattaacatacaagtcatgtacatacactatttgtttcattaccaattcctctataatgtaaccaaatattagtttttcttctaTAAGCTCagcaattttttactagatctaatacaataaaatacatgcaagtcaaattcatatatatgtatacatacataatatactgaataccatatagtaatgctatgtatataatgatttatttttaagaaaatcccgcagcaacgcgcagGGAATTCACCTAGTTTTATATATGCACAAGTGCTCCCACATAGACCACAAATTTGCAGCCCGATTCATGATAGGTCAAAATGAGACAAATTGTACTCCATCAATGCCCAGTTACTCATAAGTACAAGGAACGTGCATGCTTGCTTATGACAATTGCATGCCCATCAGGTCATAgaaattgattgtatggttcacGTAAGATCAGTAACCCAATAAAAATATGTAACAAGAATCAAGCATTAAACCATTAAGATACAGTCCTATAACAACTTTAGGGGCAAAAAAGACATACAATACCAATAATATATTATTGAGATAACCGTGGTAATAGTAAAAATGCTAAAACAAAAAATTTAACCTAACTGATACTAACCTCATAGGGATTGAGACGTAGTCCAGACTTCATTTGGTCTTTCAACTCATTTGTTTCCTCCTGTACTTTGTAGATTGGGAAATTCAGAGTGAAGTTGAAAGATGCATAGGGTTTCTGAAGAAGAAATGCAGCCTGTGGAGGGATAATGGTAATTCCTCCAGGGAACTTAAACACCTCAAAATTTGAAGAGGCCCCAAATAGAGACTCTGTCAGGTGGAGTGTCGACTGCTCCACAACCAAGGACATAAAAGAAGACCTAAGAATGCTCAACCAAGTTGGTGATATAGTTGAGTGTACTGGATAAGGTACAATGGTGAAGATCACATTTGTCCAGTTGGATGCGCCTAatggttgtagaaaatttatggTCACCTGTACAATAATTGGGGGATCAGCAGGATGGAAAATTGGACACATTGTGTGTGACAAGAAGAATATAAATAGTGTACATCATTGTGCCTTACAGTTGAATTAGGAACGCCAACTTCCTCATAGATGTCAAATTCAAGCTTAGATGTACTTTCACTCAACTCAGAAACTGTCTTTTGTAGCATAAAGCTTGCCACAATATCAGCTGCAAAAAGAGCATGACTTgaacatcaaataaaaaaattgtgAATTCAACATCTAGATAATAATAGATTGCTTATAAGAAGAGTAACGGTTGACCATTACTATTCACAAGTGTTTTATCTTTTTTGTCACTAGGTGTGTAGGTTGAGTTTCAATTTCAAATTTTGCAGAGGAATGATGCACATcaccatcaacaacaactaagcCTTATAGTCCCATTTAAGTTGGGGTAGGCTAGAGTTGAAACCCA
It encodes:
- the LOC8055825 gene encoding uncharacterized protein LOC8055825 codes for the protein MGKEEREGQQQREQPTPAEGGAGGSGGGGRGGRCSRGCCGAVRPQCAAALLLGAAVALSALFLLPPFVGRGDGRAAARDPSAAFAADIVASFMLQKTVSELSESTSKLEFDIYEEVGVPNSTVTINFLQPLGASNWTNVIFTIVPYPVHSTISPTWLSILRSSFMSLVVEQSTLHLTESLFGASSNFEVFKFPGGITIIPPQAAFLLQKPYASFNFTLNFPIYKVQEETNELKDQMKSGLRLNPYENLYIKLTNSKGSTVAPPTIVQASIVLEVGNHQPSLPRMKQLAQTIANSSSGNLGLNHTVFGRVKQISLSSYLTHSLHSGGGTDTPSPAPIPYQDHPQHHHHHHHHHHEHHHHNKSQEEKKHFAPSPAPVHSPVQQPKYISPSPSCPYGYTTKPKNKAPVAPAAEPVASNHHYASPATIPHAVPPPSISPTPSFNHSSPNNPRRDNSSPAPSPALAKPHLRGVPLVHGHHHAQMPAAAPGPHSSYATRRHSCHWTLALLMYMLMGLP